Within the Microbacterium sp. CGR2 genome, the region GGCTCGCGGAAAGACCCTGTGGCCACTCAGCCCAGAGGTCAGCCGACCATCGTCTCGTAGATCTCTTTGCACGTGGGGCAGATGGGGAACTTCTCCGGGTCGCGGCCCGGCGTCCACTTCTTACCGCACAGCGCGCGCACCGGCTTGCCGGTGATCGCCGATTCGAGGATCTTGTCCTTCTTCACATAATGCGAGAATCGCTCATGGTCGCCCGGCTCGAGATTCTCCTCGCGGAGAAGCTCCTCCAGTTCGCGATCAAGCGTTGCCACGCCGCCCTGATCGGGGCTGTCCAGCGGAGTACTCATCCCGTGAGTCTAGCCGCGTCGGTGCGCCGAGGGGCGGTCGTCATGCGGTCTCGACGAACTCCATGAGACGCTCTCCGCTGCGTTCGAAGACACGCCCGCCGATGATCGCGCCGACGACGAGCACCACGAGCCCCGTGCCCAGCCCCACCCAGAAAGCGAGTGGTGCGAACGACGATCCCTCGATGATCGACGCACCGAACAACCAGATGGTCGGCGCACTGAGCATGATGGCGCCGAGGAAGGCGGCAGCCGGGCCGTACATGCCCCGCGATGACGGGCGCTGCGGCTGCTGGAACGGGCTGTCGCCGGGTCGCGAGACCGCATAGGGCGCCATCACGGAGACGATGCTGGAGATGCCGAGCGCCGAGAACAGCAGGCTGGCCGCGAGACCGGTGAGCGGCATCAGCAGACGCCAGTCCCCGATGAGCAGCAGAGTCAGAGGCACGGAGATCGCGAGCACCGGGATCGAGACCAGCAGAACCGGAACCAGTCGCCCGAGCCGATCGGGGATTCCGCGCACGCCGCTTGCGACGTGCGTCCACAACGCCGTCGAGTCATAGGCCACGTCATTGTGCGGGAGCCAGCCGAAGAAGAGAGCCATGACCGGCACGGGGACCAGCACCGCGATCTCGAAGGGCACCCCCGCGACGACCAGCGGGAGGACGGAGAGCACGCCCGCGACCGGCACCACGATCATGTTCATGATGTAGCGGCGATCCCGCAGCCAATACACCAGGCTCCGCGCCGCGATCGCGCCGAACGCGTTCGACGGGAGGAGCCCGAACCAGCCGAGGCCGGTTCGCTCGCGGGCGGCGACAGGCCGCTCCGTCGTGGTGAGCAGGCGGCGTACGAGCCAGGCCCAGAGGATCCAGAGAGCACCCAGCGTGACCACGGCGACGATCCCGCTGGCCCAGGCCAGGGACATGTCGTCGGCGGCGATCGCGAAGAGGAAACCGGGAGACGCGGCCAGCGGCGTGAACCCGACCGTGGTGGTCATGGCTGCCAGCGATGCCGGGACGTGCCCATCCCACCGCAGCGACGCGAAGAAGACCGCGACGGGGAAAGCGATCACGATGAGGGCGAGGGCGAAGAGGGCGGTCAGTTCCCGGGAACGCCGTTCGGGCAGGATCAGGGCATTGATGGCCATGCCTACGCGCGCCACCAGAATCGTCGTCACCACGCCCACCGCCGTCGCCAGCACAGCGAGAGGCGCCGGCGCTCCGAGCTCGATCGCGACGACGCAGACACTCATGTAGACCGCCAGCAGCGCAAGACTCGGAACGCTGACGAGGGCTGCCACGGCGAGCACCCACGGCATCCGCCGCTCGTCGACCCCGAAGACCGCGAACCGTCGGGGATCGAGCTGGTCGGCCGCGCCCACGAGGATCGGGCCCACCAGGAAGCCCAGGAGGAGAGCAGCCCCTCCCAGCACCGTGACGGCTCGCGCCACGGGAACCGGAGCGGACGCGAGGCTGAGCACGGCGAGGCAGACGACGACGGTGACAGCAGCGACCGCGGCGAACGCGAGCAGGGTCCGCATCCGACGCTCGCCGCGCAGCGATCCGACGAGGAGCGCGAACCTCAGGCGGAGAACGTGTGCAACCACTCGAGACCCTCCACCTCACCGCTGGAACCGGCGAGCTCGACGAAACGAGCCTCGAGCGTCTGTCCTGCGCGCACTTCGTCGATCGTGCCCTCGGCGAGCACTTCGCCGCCGACGATGATCGCGACGCGCGAGCAGACCCGCTCCACGAGGTCCATCCCGTGGCTGGACAGGATCACCGTTCCACCGTGGGAGACATAAGCCCGCAGGATGTCGAGGATGACCGCCGACGACACCGGATCGACGGATTCGAACGGCTCGTCCAGCACGAGAACCCGCGGTGAGTGGATCATGGCACCCGCGAGCATGATCTTCTTCGTCATACCGGCCGAGTAGTCGGAGACGACGCGACTGAGCGCGTCACCGAGATCGAAAGCCCGGGCGAGATCCGCCGCGCGCTTCTCGATCACGTCGGCCGCGAGGCCGCGGAGCAGTCCGTAGTAGTAGAGCAGCTGGCGTCCCGTCAGCCTGTCGAATGTACGCAGTCGATCAGGCAGCACGCCCATGACCCGCTTCGCCGCGTGCGGCTGCTTCGCCTGATCGATGCCACAGATGACGACGCTTCCCTCATCCGCGCGCAGAAGGCCCGCAACGATCGACAGCGTGGTCGTCTTTCCTGCACCGTTGGGCCCGACGATGCCGTAGAAGGAACCGGCCGGGACCGTCAGGTCGATGCCGTCGACGGCACGGTTGTCGCCGAACTGCTTGACCAGACCACGGATGCTGATCGCTTCCGTCGCGGACGCCTCACCGACCTCGCCATCGTTCGCGGATGCCGCGTCGCCGGAATCCGCGACGGGGGTCACCACCTCGACGGAGTCGGCATCGTCGTCCGCGGGCTGATCCTCGGCGGAGGGTTCCTCCGCGACGGGCTCGTCGACGGCGGGCTCCTCGACCGGCGGCTCGTCGACGATCGGCTCCTCGACGACGGGCTCCTCGACGACGGGCTCCTCGACGACGGGCTCCTCGACGACAGGTTCCTCGACCGGCGGGAGCTCGACCGCTGGTTCCTCGACAGTGGGTTCCTCAACCGCGGGTTCCTCGACGATCGGCTGCTCCGTCTCCCGCGCCGGGTTGGATGCCGTCATCTCCTCGAGAGCGGCGCTCTCTGCCGCCGCATTCTCGGCGGCTGCCGCCTCTGCAGCTGCCGCCTCTGCAGCTGCCGCCTTCTCCGTCGCAGCCTTCGCCGCCGCAGCCTTCGCCGCCGCAGCCTTCGCGGCAGTCGTCTTCGCGGCGGTCGTCTTCGCGGAAGTCGAGCGCGCCGACGCTTTGGCGGCGGCGGCTTTCGCGGCTGCGGTCCTGGCGGCGGCCGTCTTCGCGGCGGGAGCTTTACGGGCGCCTGCAGCGGAGGCCTTCGCCCCGGTCGCCCGCGCCGCGGTGTTCTTCGCGGCCGCCGCGCGGGCCGTTGCCGTGGTGCGTGCCGCGGAAATCTGCGGGTTCGTGCGATCGGCAGGATCGATGACCATCTTCACCGTCGGCTCGATGATGACCTCGCCACTCGGTGCCGCGCTCTCTGCGGCAGTCTTCTGACGTGTCGAAGCGGGCGTCGCCGCCGCCTTCTTCGCCGCCGGAGCGCGCTTCGCCGTCGTCTTCTTGGCTGCCGTCCGAGGAATCGAGGTCTTCGCGGACGCGGCCGGACGCGAGGTCGTCGCCTTCACTGAGGGGGTTGGGGAATCGTCCACCTGGTCGGTGCGGTCGTCAGGGGAGGAAGTCACGGTCCTACGGTATCAATGGGTGGCCGTTCACCACGGCTCCGTCGCAACAATCCGCCGTCAGATATTCGTTCCCATCGGGAGGATCCGCATGATGGGCCGACCCTGAGTGTTCGGTGTGTACTCGGTCACGAAATGACAACAGGGTCGCCCTCGCCTAAGGTTTCCCCGACGAAATCGGTAGCATTGAACCGGCACGACGAGGTGTCTGATCGGTTAACCGATCGTGAACACAACTTCCTTTAGGAGCACTCGTGACTCTTCAGACCGTCATCCTCGCAGCAGGCATGGGCTCGCGCCTGGGCCGGGCGCTGCCGAAACCGCTCACCGAGCTCAGCGACGGCCGCACGATCATGGGCCAGCAGCACGACAACATCCGGGCCGCTTTCGGCTCGGCCGCACGCATCACCACGGTGGTGGGCTACCGCGCCGAGACCATCATCGAAGCCTTCCCAACGGTCAACTACGTCCACAACGAGCGCTACGACGAGACCAATACGTCGAAGAGCCTGTTGCGTGCTCTCGGCGCGACCGGCCGCGGCGGGGTCCTCTGGATGAACGGCGACGTCGTCTTCGACCCGATGATCCTGGGCCGTGCACTCGACTACATCGAGCGTGACCAGTCCTTCGTCACCGTGAACACCTCCAAGGTGAGCGACGAAGAGGTGAAATACACCGTCACGGCGGAGGGCTTCATCAACGAACTGTCCAAGACCGTCAAGGGCGGCCTCGGCGAGGCCGTCGGCATCAACTACATCTCCGCCGCGCACAAGAAGGCGTTCATGCGCCAGCTGCAGCGCGTCGAAGACCAGGACTACTTCGAGCGCGGACTCGAGCTCGCGATCGCCGAAGACGGCCTTCTGCTCGAGCCCATGGACGTCTCCGACCTCTACGCCGTCGAGGTCGACTTCGCCGAAGACCTTGAGCGGGCGAATCTCTTCGTCTGATCCACTGCGCGAAAGCCCGGTTCCCTCCCAGGAACCGGGCTTTCGGCTTTTTCGCGGTCAGGCTTCGTAGGATCGGGGCATGGAGCCAAAGGTGCACAAGATCCACTCCCTGCCGAACGACTCCCCCTGGGACAAGGGTGTGCCTCCGGCCGGGTCGGCCGAGCATCCGCTGGTCGTCCGTGGTCTCGACCGCGTGCTCTCGATTCAGCGCCCGCTCGTGCTCGCCCACATCCGCAGCATCCGTCTGCGCAACCCCCACGCGACGCCGACGGAGATCATCCGGATTCTCGAACGGCGCTACCTCGCAGCCGTCACCACAGGAGGAGCCGCCGTCGGGGCGACAGCCGTGGTAGCCGGCATCGGCACCGGCATCACGCTCGCGCTCTCGGGCGCGGAGACGGTGGGTTTCGTCGAGTCGACGGCCCTGTTCGCACAGTCCGTCGCCGAGGTGCACGGCATTGCCATCTCCAATCCCGACCGTGCCCGCGCTCTGGTGATGACGCTCATGCTCGGCAAGGAGGGTGTCGATCTCGTCGGTCAGCTCGCCGGGCAGGTGGCCGGGCGCGGCGAGAACCGGTCGTCGTACTGGGGCGAGCTGGTCACGAAGTCCCTTCCGCGCGCAGCCGTCGGGCCGCTGGTCGACCGCCTGAAGCACACGTTCGTGAAGCAGTTCGCTGTGAAGGGTGGCGCATCGGTCGTCGGAAAGGCGCTGCCGTTCGGCGTCGGTGCCGCGATCGGAGGCGTCGGCAACCACATCCTCGGGCGCCGCGTGCTCACTACCGCGCATAAAGCGTTCGGCGCCGCACCGATCGAACTTCCCGCCGAACTGGAACCGGTCACGGGCTCGGAGAAGCTGGAGCTCCGCATGATGCGCGGCGCACGGTTCGCCGGCAACGCCGTGGCCGGGGCTGCCGGCGCGGCAGCGCGCGGAGTCGGCTGGGCAGGCCGCAAAGTCGGTGAGCTGACGGTTCGGCGAGAGGCGGCTTCGGACGCTCCGGAGCTCGACCAGGGGAAGCAGACCGCCAAAGGATCGGCCGACCCGTTGTAGCGAGCATCCAACGTGACGGGTCCGCCCGACGCTAGGGTGGAATCCGTGACGGACAAGCCCGACCTCTTTACCACCGCCGGCAAGATCGCGGACCTGCGCGCTCGCTACACCGAGGCCGTCGTCGACGCCGAGGCGAAAGCGAAGGAGAAGCAGCACGCGAAGGGCAAGATGACCGCTCGCGAGCGCATCGAACTCCTTGTCGACCCGGGCAGCTTCGTCGAGTTCGACGAGTACGTGCGCCACCGCACCACCGCGTTCGGCATGGACCGGTCCCGCCCCTACGGCGATTCCGTCGTCACCGGTGTCGGCACGATCCACGGCCGCACGGTCGCCGTCTACTCGCAGGACTTCTCCACTTTCGGAGGCTCGCTCGGCGAAGTCGCCGGCGAGAAGATCATCAAGGTCATGGAGTTCGCCCTGGCGGGCGGCATGCCGTGCATCGGCATCCTCGACTCCGGTGGAGCGCGTATTCAGGAGGGCGTCGTCGCTCTCGGCAAGTACGGCGAGATCTTCCGCCTGAACACTCGGGCATCCGGGGTGATCCCGCAGATCTCGATCATCATGGGCCCGGCCGCCGGCGGTGCCGTGTACTCCCCCGCGCTCACCGACTTCGTCATCATGGTCGACAAGACCAGCCAGATGTTCGTCACCGGTCCCGACGTCATCAAGACCGTCACCGGTGAGGATGTCGGCATGGAGGAGCTCGGCGGGGCCTACACGCACAACACGCGCTCGGGTGTCGCGCACTATCTCGCCGAAGACGAAGACGACGCCCTCGACTACGCGCGAACGCTCCTGGGTTTCCTCCCCGACAACAACATGGCAGAGCTGCCGTCCTACGAGAGCGCCTTCGAGTTCGAGACGACGGATGCCGATCGCACGCTGAACACGATCGTGCCGGACTCGCCGAACCAGCCGTACGACATCCACACCGTGATCGAACACGTCGTCGACGAGGGAGACTTCCTCGAGGTGCAGCCGTTGTTCGCTCCGAACATCGTCATCGGATTCGGGCGCGTCGAGGGCCGAACGGTCGGCATCATCGCGAACCAGCCGTCACAGATGGCGGGCACGCTCAACATCCAGGCGGGCGAGAAGGCCAGTCGTTTCGTACGGTTCTGCGACGCCTTCTCCGTCCCGATCGTGACGCTCGTCGACGTCCCCGGCTACCTCCCCGGTACGGACCAGGAGTGGGAGGGAGTCATCCGCCGCGGCGCGAAACTGCTCTACGCCTACGCCGAAGCCACGGTGCCGCTTGTCACCGTGATCCTGCGCAAGGCCTATGGCGGCGCGTACATCGTCATGGGCTCCAAGCAGCTCGGCGCCGACATCAACCTCGCCTGGCCCACCGCCGAGATCGCCGTCATGGGTGGCCAGGGCGCCGTCAACATCCTCTACCGAGGCGAGATCAAGAAGGCGGAGGAAGCCGGCGAAGACGTCGCTGCGGTCCGCACCCGCCTCGCCAACGAGTACACCTACGATGTCGCCTCGCCCTTCCTCGCGGCGGAGCGCGGCGAGCTCGACGGGATCATCGAGCCCGCGAACACCCGCGTCTCGATCGCGAAGGCGCTGCGCTCGCTCCGGGGCAAGCGTGCCGAACTTCCGCCGAAGAAGCACGGGAACATCCCCCTGTGACCGAGCACGACGCCCGTTCGGCCGCACCCGATGAACTGCCACCGACTCTCGAGATCGTCCGCGGGGACGCCACCGAGGAGGAATTGGCCGCCCTCATCGCGGTGATCGGCGACGCTTACGCATCGGAAGCCGCCGAGGCCGTCGCCGAAGAGCCGAGAGTGTCGGCCTGGATGCGCACGCAGCGTGACCTGCGCCGTCCGCTGCGCCGCGACATCCCCTGGGGCCGCTTCTCCGGGTGATCACCTGCCCCGACGACGCACGTCGGGGCAGACACGTCAGTGTTCGAGCAACAGGTCGACCGTGCGCGGGCTGAGCGTGGAATCCAGCACCACGCATCCCGCCCCGACCGCCCCGACGTCGTCACCGACGACGGCGCCGTCGACCGCGAGAGCGCGAACCCCACGGGTGGCGCTCAGTCGATCGAGTCGAGCGGGCACTTCTCGGAGGTACACCGGGGCAAGCCTCGCCCAGAACGGGCCCCCGAAGACCACGCGATCGACGTCGAGCAGATTCGTCAGGGCGGCAGTGAGCCTGGCCATGTGCTCGGCTGCGCGTTCCAGCACCTGCAGCGCGGGCGCCTCGCCGGCATCCGCGCGCTCGCACAGCTGCGTGAAGCGCTGGTCGACGGCCTCGACCCCGCTCGCCCGCGGCTCGTCAGCGAAGACGCCGGCGCGTTCGGCGTCTTCGACGATGGCCTGAGGGGTGCACACCACCTCGACGCAGCCTCGAGACCCGCAACTGCACGGAGGCCCGTCCGGATCGACCACGATGTGGCCGATCTCGCCGAAGTTCCGCGTACTGCCTCGGACCGCGTACCCTCCCCTGGCGAGAGCGGCACCGATCCCCGTCCCGAGGTAGATGAGCACGAAGGAGTCGTCGGAAGGACCTCTGCGCGTCCACAACTCGCCCACCGCGGCAGACGTCGTGTCCTTCTCCAGCGTCACCGGCATCCCGACGGCATCCTCCAGCACCGCGCGCAGCGGCACGTGGTTCCATCCGGGAAGCTTCGGTGGATTCGTCACCGTGTCCTTCACGGGGTCCAGCGGACCGGGGGCGGCGACCCCCACGCCGGCAATCAGCGACCGTTCCACCCCGCTCGCGCCGATCAGCGCGTCGACCGTGCCGGCCATCGCGGCGATCGTCTCGCGGGGGTCTTTCTCCGGCACCCGCAGCGTCGTCCGCTGCACGACAGCGCCGGACAGGTCGATCAGCACGAAAGTGATCATCATCGGATCGAGGTGGACGCCGATCGCGAACCGGCTCTCAGCCACCAGACGCAGCGTGACACGCGGCTTGCCGGGCCCGTTGATGGTGCGCCCCGCCTCGCGGATGAGAGCATCATCGAGCAGCCGACGAGTGATGTTCGTGACCGTCTGCGCGGACAATCCCGTCGCCTCGACCAGCTCGGTCCTGCTCAGACCCTCGCCGGAGCGTCGGATGGCTTCCAGGATCACCGATTGGTTGAAGTCGCCCATCCGCGGAAGGTTCGTTCCGCGACGCATACCCATCCTCCAATTCTCTCCCATCGGCGCCGAAGCTTGTCCCCCAAAATACCTACAGACAAGCTCTGGACAACCGGCCAGACTGATCAAGACGCTTCGCGTTCGGCTGGTCTCTCTGTCCCAGGGTAGACAGACGCTGATCGGCCACCAGCGGACGGTTTTCGGGTAACTGTTCCGCACGGCGAGGGGTGGGCGGCTTGGCCGCCGCCCCTCGCCATTCTCCTGCTGGCACGGAATGACAGCGGGGGTCGCCGCGGTCAGCCCGCGCGCGGGATCTCGTGAAAGAGGTCGACGGAATCGTCATCACCGGACGATCGAACCCCGGCGCGACCCACGACCGTCACCGCGATCTGCGGGTCTCGTGCCGATCGGATGATGAGCCGACCGGTGTGCGCACTGGTGAGCACCCGTGCCAGCTCGTCCCTGATCGCCACGCGTCGCCCCTCGTCGACCCCGTCGAGCCCTCCTTCGTCGAAGACTGTGACGACCACACCTCGGCGACGGGCGGCGTCGATGCCGTCCCGCACCGCATCGTTGAGCAGGTCGGCACCACGGAGCTCATCGCGCAGTCGGCCCTCCGCGAGCCGCGCATCCAGCCTCTCCTGCTCATCGAGGGCACCACGCGCAGCGACGACCCGGCCGAGCACCGGCCCGGCCACAGCGAGGGCGAACTGCGTGCGAAGCCGTCGCTCTCGCTGTCGGACCAGTTGCGACGCATCCCAGGCGGACACCGCCTGCTGGATCTCGGCCAGCCGTTCGGTGTCGTGAACGGCGCGATCCCAGAACATCACGAGCAGTTGCGCGATGACCACCCACATCACCGAGCCGACCAGCCCGAGATTCAAGGCGACCCCCAGTCCGAGGGACACGGACGCCGCCGCGACGAGAGCAGCCAGCGTCAGCCAGCCCGCGAGCCATCGACGCCGGACGACGCAGACCACGGCAAGCAGCCCCAGCGCCCCGATGTACCAGGTGGCGAACGGCTCGGTGCGATCGGACGGGTCGAGGGAAAGCGTGACGAGCCACGGGATCAGCGCACTCGCGACCGGCGCGAACGCAGCGGTCCACAGCGGCATCTGCACCGAGGAGGAGTCCCCCAGGATCGCGGTGTTGACCACGACGAGGTAGAGGCCGATCGCCAGCACCATCAGCAACGGTGCCGTCGGCTGTTCGATCCACCACACACCTCGTGCGATGAAGTACAGGGCGAAACCCACAGCGAGAGAGGTCGCGACGCTGCGGACGGTGCGGTTCACGCGCGCTCCCATCCGAGCGTCACCGTGGTGCCACCCTCACCGGAGTCGATATCGGCGGTGCCCGCCACACCGGCCATGCGCGCGAAGATCGATGCGCGGATGCCCAGCCGGTCCGCACCGATGGCGTCGACGTCGAAGCCGGGCCCAGTGTCCGAGACGGTCACCCGAATCCCCTCATCCCCGTGCCCCTCGGCGACGATGTGGAGCCCCCGTCCACCGGCGTGCCCCACCGCATTTCCGATCGCCTGCCGGGCGGCGAGCACGAGCGCCCGCGCTGCACGACCGGGGATGAGGCCGAGGCCGCCGCGCTCTTCGACGATCGCATCCGCCCCGAGTTCGGAGAGCGATCGGCGCAGCTCCACCACGATCTGCGCGGTTCCGACCGGCTCGTCGCTGCCTTCCTGCGCCACGGCCGCCTCGGTGTTCGCGAGACGATTCAGCGCTTCCCGCGCCATCGCGACGGCGAGTTCGCGGGCCCGGTCGCCTTCCGCGCGCTCCGCGGCGATGAGGGCGGCGAGCACGCTGTCGTGCATCAGGGCGGACATCGCCACGCGTTCTTCTTCGGCCGCTGCGGCCGCGGCCGCGGCGGCGTACGACGACACCGCGCGCCCCCTGGCTTCATCGACGCCCGTGGCAACGGAGCGGAACATCCAGCCGAGAGAGATGATCACCACGCCGAGGATGAGGGTGAAGGACACATCGAACGCCGTCGTGACCCAGATCTCGCGCGAGAACTCACCCTGCATCAGCCGCACGTAGCCGTACAGGAACGGCATCCCGAAAGCCCACGCGAACTGGATCCGCACAGGGAAGGCGAGCATCGCCGCGACGACTCCCACGTTCACCAGGAAGAAGATCCACGGCTGATCACCGGCGAGCTCGTCGACCGGACTGGCGACGACCGGCCAGCCGGCCAGCGCGAGCACGTACGCGACGGCGAACACCCCGGACGCGACCTTGACACCGCGTCCGATGACGCAGGCGGTGATCATCGCCGCCAACGGGAGGAACACCAGCAGCAGGAGAACCACATGGGGCGTGTCGTCCCACCGGATGGCGCCCAGGGCAGCGATCAGAGCCTGCGCGCCGAGCGCGGCGGATCCGATGGCGACGACGATCGCCAGAATCCGCTCCATCCGCCGACCGGTGAAGCGTTCGAATTCGACCTCCGCGGCACCGGGCGAGGGGATCTGACTCCAGGCCTCCCGGATGCTGAGCGTCTCAGCGGGCACTCGCCGCCCCATCTGGGGCGACGATGCCGTCCTCCATCGCGCGCCGCAGCAGGTCGACCTTGGTCGGCGCAGGGCGACCGACTTCGACGTATTTCACCCGGACCCGCGTGATGTTCTCTTTCGCCGTGGAGTACGCCACGCCCAGGCGCTCCGCGACCGCCTTCAACGGCAGGCCCGTCGCATAGAGCCGGAGCACTTCGCGCTCACGTGTGGAGAGCTGCGCGTCGGCGAAGGCGCGATCGCCGTCGACAGCGCTGGCCCACTCGACATTGTTGAGCGCTTCGCCCTGCGCCACTGTGCGGATCGCATCGAGGACATCGTCGAGAGCGGAGGACTTGCTCACCACTCCCGCGGCTCCCGCGGCGAGCGCCTCGCGCACGGCGGCAGGTCGATCGGCGACGCTGTGGATGACCACGCTCGCGCCGTCCGCGACGAGCGAGCGGACGTTCTCGGTCACCGTGGTGCCGTCGCCGAGGGTGAGATCGAGGACGACGACGTCTGCGGGCGGAGAAGCCGACACCGTCCGCCACTCGAGATAGGAGCCCACGGTGCTTCCGGAGAACACCACGGTCTGCCCATCACGCGCGCAGGCGGCTTCGAGGCCGAGGCGAACGGACTCGTGATCGTCGATGAGTGCGACCGTGCTCATCCGCCCAGCCTAGTGAGTCGGCAGCGCGCTGCCGTCGTGTCTCACCGTGTGAGCAGTGCGACGACCTCGAAGTGGTGCGAGTGCGGGAACAGATCGAACCCACGAAGCGTCGGCACCTGCCACCCCAGGGCGCGGAAAGTCCCGAGGTCGCGGGCGAGGGCCACCGGGTCGCAGGCGACGTAGGCGATCGCCTCCGGCGCCAGCGCGTGCACCGCTTCGACGACCGCGCGTCCGGCGCCGGCGCGGGGAGGATCGAGCACGACGGTTCCGGTGCCGGTGCGGCCCGAGATCTCCTTCAGGAACCGGTCGACCCGCGCCGTGACCGCGGTCACCTTCAGCGGTGCGAGATTCGCCTGGGCGTGGTGGGTGGCTCTCTTGCTCGACTCGACGGTGACGATGTCGGTGGCGCCCAGGTCTGCGAGAGTGGCGGCGAACAGCCCCACGCCGCCGTAGAGGTCGTAGTGGGTCTTCTCCGCGTCGACATGGCCGTCGAGCACGCCGTACACGGCCGCATCGAGCACGGACGCCGCACGCGGGTGCACCTGCCAGAACCCGCCGACATCCACCTGGAAGCGTCGATCCCCGACCCGCTCCTCCACCACCTCCGGCTCGACGCGGCGCCCTCCACGCTGTGCCGGGCGTGCGCCGTCTTCGTGGCGGATGATCCGCACCTCGCCATCCGCGGGCTCGACGAGGTCGACCCGTCCGGCCGCACCGCCGCGCAGTTCGAGAGCGGCGGCAGCCACGGCCGGGCGAGCCAACGGGTGAGACTTCACCGGCACGACCCGGTGGCTCCTTGCGGCGTACGGTCCGACACGGCCGTCGTCGTCGACGTGCAGAGTGACCCTGGTGCGCCAGCCGAGGCCGTCACCGGATTCCACGGCTTCGATCTCGGGCGCTTCCAGTCCCGGGCCGGCGAACCGGTCGAGCGCTTCGGTGAGCACCTGCTTCTTGAGCGTGCGCTGATGCGTCAGATCGATGTGTCCGAGGTCGGCGCCACCGGGACGATCGGAGGGATCGCGAGAGACGTCGGCCTCAGGCCAGATGTGCGCGCGACGATGGGGAGATGCGTCAAGCACCTCCACGGTCTCCGCTCGCCAGAAGCTGCGGGTGTCGGCGGGGCCCGGCGCGGTGCGGGCGCTGGAGCCCGAACCCTCCGAAGGATCGATCAGCCGTGCGCGCACGCGCTCGCCGGGAATCGCATCGGAGACGAACACCACCCGGCCCTCGTGGCGGGCGATGAACGTGCCACCGTGCGCGATTCCGGTGATGTCGAGCTCGAGCACGTCTGCGGAGGAAGTCATTCTTCGAGGATACGGTGGTGCACATGCGCGTCTGCCTCGCCTCCACCTCTCCTGCTCGTCTGATGC harbors:
- a CDS encoding class I SAM-dependent RNA methyltransferase; this translates as MTSSADVLELDITGIAHGGTFIARHEGRVVFVSDAIPGERVRARLIDPSEGSGSSARTAPGPADTRSFWRAETVEVLDASPHRRAHIWPEADVSRDPSDRPGGADLGHIDLTHQRTLKKQVLTEALDRFAGPGLEAPEIEAVESGDGLGWRTRVTLHVDDDGRVGPYAARSHRVVPVKSHPLARPAVAAAALELRGGAAGRVDLVEPADGEVRIIRHEDGARPAQRGGRRVEPEVVEERVGDRRFQVDVGGFWQVHPRAASVLDAAVYGVLDGHVDAEKTHYDLYGGVGLFAATLADLGATDIVTVESSKRATHHAQANLAPLKVTAVTARVDRFLKEISGRTGTGTVVLDPPRAGAGRAVVEAVHALAPEAIAYVACDPVALARDLGTFRALGWQVPTLRGFDLFPHSHHFEVVALLTR
- a CDS encoding response regulator transcription factor — translated: MSTVALIDDHESVRLGLEAACARDGQTVVFSGSTVGSYLEWRTVSASPPADVVVLDLTLGDGTTVTENVRSLVADGASVVIHSVADRPAAVREALAAGAAGVVSKSSALDDVLDAIRTVAQGEALNNVEWASAVDGDRAFADAQLSTREREVLRLYATGLPLKAVAERLGVAYSTAKENITRVRVKYVEVGRPAPTKVDLLRRAMEDGIVAPDGAASAR